In Sebaldella termitidis ATCC 33386, one DNA window encodes the following:
- a CDS encoding autotransporter domain-containing protein has translation MNKKLFTLLALNTLAAIPGEAAGIKTDRLYNNITKNVQAGKSNNENYKLIENILKQKNKELKDLYLQGDYIVKPEYLEWQIFFSSFYSENSKGEQKNIGKIIMTDSETQARIPKQYKFGVTIPMKTITDLNISPELKIDKLAVQPITVNAPGVIPIKIPIVTISSITLPEITIDSITLPTAPEVTPINMNVLSVVEVPEIILPDITVVNFKIDNPAVIGTNYTGVSTGGTITSTTVNTSDSTVSSIKNSSGTYQVGSGQTLTLNGNKNIGVEILENKSSNTLNAVNNGTIILNGDGTGTVKNQAAFLLNNETVASTRQISIINNGTININSSESVGIQLRPDAGGILEYGSNSTTGIINVNGYRSYGMMTVPNNKISGGGQFYKGTGTSSSLENVGTINVQGDEASAFSLQYKIRDPLNWKSTSIINIGMSDPNQNGDGNIPGNNPNLVEGAMGLYSQVTNDYYIDGAGKKYGLGALANYGTINIGEYALNVAGVRSEGGTADSLAAVTNQSGNIKITGKGNYGVVVNSEFATGSNGTDLHYGVAGQPRKQGLIDIKAGKSVGILVLKGGKGANTGIINIDLGNYDSNLQNENSIGFYIVNGTGENLNRDTVVASQFQSRGQITTTGKNAHAVVVKREVKNAAGTDYIDSTFTNNGLIQNNTAGTIGIYAENGASIIHTGFSTSFGKSEIISGAGAIGIYAKGLKDSSDPAAAGDKTTVTVSGPITVGNSTGTNTSVGILAEGDTSEVTFNTGAKLSLGNDSIGILLKNTNIADSIKINALQYNMGNNSIFLYGEKSTLKISDSLTALNGTAFSSLGTDSTMLYAANNSHISIDSDITLPLSGKPSLFTNLYVAENSDVTLENGNTLTITPAQKTGLVSFSADGKYFSDGTTAVVIDNTKTGSINKGIININSDNSVGMYTLYGTAKNDSAGVVNAAGQGSVGMFGEENSIIENKGTLTQSGVSSIGIYGKTESDKTLVPDTHKLAINNSGTINVNSNGSLGIYASNNSTDPAVSKAESVINHTSSGTHAINVAGTKSVGIFADKSTVKQNGNINLTGTNSVGVYGRSGTEIIGGGIIDLNTNNQNQVAYYIEGNTGTSYDGTKLTGSLGTINGYGIGVYAKNAEIDDSWADLDVTAGAGNGNGVIALALVGNSKLDGYTGTIKTGDTVGTNYAAALYLNGQNISAPGLSTNLSGGSNAVGLYAANGSNLSYSGTINVGNGITAGTGIYIGGNSTVTLKGQINLNGDNGVGTYIESGSTFTFDTGSTMNFYGNGVGYYGVAGSVINDNGGTINANGHVVERVRSLNGTINITANTTIASNNILGHVINGEMNINSGVTVNSKGDGIVGIFADGMKTAGSNPYEGNNFGTIDLSVSNSSTGMYLSNARGQNKGTIKIKDDGIGIYGVNINTDIYNEGLISVGENSAGIYGDDIKSVTNLSVGSIESTKNSNVGIYIKTGADSITNAGTINLSDDSTGIYGENTVINNNGNIAVGNKAETSSVGIYGMGSVINNTGNIKTGKMGVAFYAENSVININSGNIDISDSGTMVYGNYSTINYNSGIDLTASGEPLVYLINSSMNFNGVDISASKGGVTLYQEGISSITGYNNLILGTGATGIYGVNTDIINSGQIKTGENSIGITGIDSNINNNSTISGTEKGTGIYSELNTSGRSTVINNNSSIILDKDQSVGIYINTTDNAGNVLGSTTVNNIGSIQLGNASSLDTAAIGIYGTGGVTINNSGSVNAGTNSIGLYSKNGSTITNGGIILGDQSVGVYQSGGTAVTAGNISVGDNGGVALFADNGAELINNSANVSAGTNSVLGYSKNSGTKLINNGNLTVGTENVGFYTNSGKIENNGILTSTGDGVIFLYGKSGEIVNNNKLDSSTNDYGVGIYGENTNIINNNDILVKNSIITDLDNLANEANRFAVGIYGNSGKIENTGNIQIGERGIGIYSYNQSGDIVNAGQIKSSSDYAMGIYASNGNGYEIKNTGSIELSGKEVIGIAANTNTVVRNTGSIIIAGENSVGILAEKNSKVYNTGTISISGSQTAGIILRANSVLENTGTIILGSGAASVLTDQSGGTVVSGSDYSELSGIYPSFTGTTYSLPRIVNAGVIKVDGKFEVPYGGVVAVKVEPSTFRIPTQEEITSKNYASEDINSKFLVSDAVKYIADGFNIKDITISKDFTQGTNSTVYKLENLFNLKEGIGTVISESITWQAIPDTTESGLDVWMSKIDYTDYTSGTWLEDFSGAMDKNYDGSAGKAGQIYDKIDNITSLSDFNHKMSSLAGNVYANMNQRENDIVRTLENSLDLLQDSKNNTKENVKINVIAGKGKLTENTDGVTGYNYESVGVQALREVERTYKHTFGYSAGYFHTNYEMNDGNSSEEDADTIQLGFHNKYRSNDWILRNDVLGRVSIYNTDRNIDWINTGRSQMTGMYETYSISSNNKLGKEITLGKNTSITPYGGLDVMYITRPTFSEDGLEALEVRGNDAWSVKPKAGVELKGEVPLKDQWKLKGALDVAYGYELGDLNEREYAKLVNIETDYHKLSKPEEEKGILTTKATIGVEIEDRYGIFLTGEYKTGNNSENEYRAGVTLKAVF, from the coding sequence GTGAATAAAAAATTATTTACACTGTTAGCATTAAATACTTTAGCAGCAATACCAGGAGAGGCAGCAGGAATTAAAACAGACAGACTGTATAATAACATTACAAAAAATGTTCAAGCCGGAAAGTCAAATAATGAAAATTACAAGCTGATAGAAAATATCTTAAAGCAAAAAAACAAAGAACTAAAAGACTTATATTTACAGGGAGATTATATAGTAAAACCAGAATATCTGGAATGGCAGATATTTTTTAGCAGTTTTTACTCTGAAAACTCAAAAGGCGAGCAAAAAAATATAGGAAAAATTATTATGACTGACAGTGAAACACAGGCCAGAATACCAAAACAGTATAAATTTGGTGTAACAATACCTATGAAAACTATAACAGATCTAAATATATCACCGGAGCTAAAAATTGATAAATTAGCTGTTCAGCCAATAACGGTAAATGCACCTGGTGTAATACCGATAAAAATACCTATAGTAACCATATCAAGTATAACATTACCTGAAATAACAATTGATTCAATAACTTTGCCGACAGCTCCGGAAGTTACGCCGATTAATATGAATGTATTAAGTGTAGTAGAAGTACCTGAAATTATACTTCCTGATATAACAGTAGTAAATTTCAAGATAGATAATCCGGCAGTTATAGGGACAAACTATACGGGAGTCAGTACAGGCGGAACTATAACTTCTACAACGGTAAATACTTCAGACAGTACTGTTTCAAGTATCAAAAACAGTTCTGGAACTTATCAGGTGGGATCAGGTCAGACATTAACTTTAAACGGGAATAAAAATATAGGGGTAGAAATATTAGAAAATAAATCTTCAAATACACTTAATGCTGTTAATAACGGGACTATAATTTTAAACGGTGACGGAACAGGAACTGTAAAAAATCAGGCTGCTTTTTTATTAAATAATGAAACAGTAGCTTCTACAAGACAGATTAGTATAATAAATAACGGAACTATAAATATAAATTCCTCTGAAAGCGTGGGTATTCAGCTCAGACCTGATGCCGGAGGAATATTGGAATATGGAAGTAATTCAACAACTGGGATTATTAATGTCAATGGTTACAGAAGTTACGGAATGATGACAGTGCCAAATAATAAAATAAGCGGCGGAGGGCAGTTTTATAAAGGGACTGGGACTTCAAGCAGTCTTGAAAATGTAGGGACAATAAATGTACAGGGGGATGAGGCATCAGCCTTTTCATTGCAGTATAAAATCAGGGATCCTCTTAACTGGAAGTCAACTTCTATAATAAATATAGGAATGAGTGACCCAAATCAAAACGGGGACGGAAATATTCCGGGAAATAATCCCAATCTGGTAGAAGGAGCAATGGGCCTTTATTCACAGGTAACAAATGATTATTATATAGATGGGGCTGGAAAAAAATACGGACTCGGGGCTCTAGCAAACTATGGTACCATAAATATTGGAGAATATGCTTTGAATGTTGCCGGAGTGAGATCAGAGGGAGGTACGGCAGATTCATTAGCAGCTGTCACAAATCAGTCAGGAAATATAAAAATAACTGGTAAAGGAAATTATGGAGTAGTAGTAAATAGTGAATTTGCTACTGGTAGTAATGGTACAGACCTGCACTATGGCGTTGCCGGACAACCAAGAAAACAGGGATTAATTGATATTAAAGCTGGTAAATCAGTAGGTATTTTGGTGTTAAAAGGTGGTAAAGGTGCTAATACCGGAATAATAAATATAGATTTAGGAAATTATGATTCAAATCTTCAGAATGAAAATTCCATAGGATTTTATATTGTGAATGGTACTGGTGAAAATTTAAATAGAGATACAGTAGTTGCTTCTCAATTTCAGTCTAGAGGCCAGATAACAACAACAGGTAAAAATGCACATGCAGTGGTGGTGAAACGTGAAGTCAAAAACGCAGCCGGTACTGATTATATAGATTCTACATTTACAAATAATGGATTAATTCAAAATAATACTGCCGGAACAATTGGAATATATGCAGAAAATGGAGCTTCAATAATTCATACAGGATTTTCTACTTCATTTGGGAAGTCAGAGATAATATCCGGTGCCGGAGCAATCGGGATATATGCAAAAGGACTGAAAGATTCAAGTGATCCGGCAGCAGCAGGAGATAAGACGACTGTAACAGTGAGCGGTCCGATAACAGTGGGTAACAGTACAGGTACAAATACGAGTGTCGGTATACTGGCAGAAGGTGATACCTCAGAAGTAACATTTAATACAGGTGCAAAGCTGTCTCTAGGCAATGATTCCATAGGAATTCTGCTAAAAAACACCAATATAGCAGATTCAATAAAAATTAACGCATTACAATATAATATGGGAAATAATTCTATATTTTTATATGGTGAAAAATCAACATTGAAAATATCTGACTCATTAACAGCTTTGAACGGAACTGCATTTTCATCATTAGGAACAGATTCCACAATGCTTTATGCAGCCAATAATTCACATATTAGTATAGACAGCGATATTACGCTTCCATTAAGCGGAAAGCCGTCTTTATTTACTAATTTATATGTAGCGGAAAACAGCGATGTAACATTAGAGAATGGAAATACATTAACAATAACACCAGCGCAAAAGACTGGATTGGTATCGTTTTCAGCAGATGGTAAATACTTTAGTGACGGAACAACAGCAGTTGTAATAGATAATACTAAAACCGGTTCAATAAATAAAGGGATAATTAATATTAATTCTGATAATTCCGTAGGAATGTATACATTATACGGAACAGCCAAAAATGATTCTGCCGGAGTTGTGAATGCAGCCGGTCAAGGTAGTGTAGGTATGTTTGGAGAGGAAAATTCAATTATTGAAAATAAAGGGACACTGACACAGAGTGGTGTTTCAAGTATAGGAATATACGGTAAAACAGAGTCAGATAAAACATTAGTACCTGATACACATAAATTAGCTATAAACAACAGCGGGACAATTAATGTGAATTCTAACGGCAGTTTAGGTATTTATGCTTCAAACAACAGTACAGATCCTGCTGTCAGCAAAGCTGAATCAGTGATAAATCACACATCTTCCGGTACCCATGCGATAAATGTAGCAGGAACAAAATCAGTGGGAATTTTTGCTGATAAATCTACAGTAAAGCAAAATGGTAATATTAATCTGACTGGAACGAACTCAGTGGGTGTATACGGCCGTTCGGGTACTGAAATAATCGGCGGCGGGATAATAGATCTGAATACAAATAATCAAAATCAGGTGGCCTATTATATAGAAGGAAATACGGGAACATCATATGACGGTACGAAATTAACAGGCAGTTTAGGTACTATAAATGGTTATGGGATAGGCGTATATGCTAAAAACGCTGAAATAGATGATTCATGGGCTGACTTGGACGTAACAGCCGGAGCCGGTAATGGTAACGGAGTAATAGCGCTGGCATTAGTCGGAAATTCCAAATTAGACGGTTATACCGGAACAATAAAAACCGGTGATACAGTAGGAACAAACTATGCTGCTGCCCTTTATCTAAATGGGCAGAATATCTCGGCACCAGGTCTAAGTACTAACTTATCAGGAGGATCAAATGCAGTAGGGTTATATGCTGCGAACGGAAGTAACCTTTCATACAGCGGTACAATTAATGTAGGGAACGGAATAACAGCCGGGACGGGAATATATATCGGCGGTAATTCGACTGTCACTCTGAAAGGACAGATAAATTTAAACGGAGATAACGGAGTAGGAACATATATAGAATCAGGCTCTACATTCACATTTGACACAGGAAGTACTATGAATTTTTATGGAAACGGTGTGGGCTATTACGGTGTTGCCGGTTCTGTGATAAATGACAATGGAGGAACTATAAATGCAAATGGTCACGTAGTAGAAAGAGTACGTTCCTTAAATGGTACGATAAATATCACAGCTAATACTACTATTGCGTCTAATAATATTCTTGGTCATGTTATAAACGGGGAAATGAACATAAATTCAGGAGTTACTGTAAATTCCAAAGGAGACGGAATAGTCGGAATATTTGCAGACGGAATGAAAACAGCCGGATCAAATCCATATGAGGGAAATAATTTTGGAACAATAGATTTATCAGTATCCAATAGTTCTACCGGGATGTATTTGTCAAATGCCAGAGGTCAGAATAAAGGTACAATAAAAATAAAGGATGATGGAATTGGTATTTATGGGGTAAATATAAATACTGATATCTATAATGAAGGATTAATTTCTGTTGGTGAGAATTCAGCTGGAATCTACGGGGACGATATTAAGTCGGTTACAAATCTTTCTGTCGGAAGTATTGAAAGCACAAAAAATAGTAATGTAGGAATTTATATAAAAACAGGAGCAGACAGCATTACAAATGCAGGAACTATAAATTTATCCGATGATTCAACCGGGATTTACGGAGAAAATACTGTTATTAACAACAACGGAAATATTGCTGTAGGAAATAAGGCAGAAACATCTTCAGTGGGAATATACGGGATGGGTTCTGTAATAAATAATACAGGTAATATAAAAACAGGTAAAATGGGTGTAGCATTTTATGCTGAGAACTCTGTAATAAATATAAATTCAGGAAACATAGATATTTCAGATTCAGGGACAATGGTATACGGGAATTATTCCACTATTAATTACAACAGCGGGATTGATCTTACGGCTTCCGGAGAACCGCTTGTTTATTTGATAAACAGCAGTATGAATTTTAATGGTGTTGATATCTCTGCTTCAAAAGGCGGAGTGACACTGTATCAGGAAGGAATTTCGTCAATAACAGGTTATAATAATCTGATTTTAGGAACAGGAGCAACTGGTATATATGGAGTTAATACAGACATAATAAATTCAGGACAAATAAAAACCGGAGAAAACAGTATAGGAATTACAGGAATTGATTCTAATATAAATAATAACAGTACCATTTCAGGAACAGAAAAAGGAACGGGGATTTATTCAGAATTAAATACATCAGGCAGATCAACAGTAATCAACAATAATTCTTCAATAATTCTGGATAAAGACCAGTCAGTGGGTATATATATAAATACAACCGATAATGCAGGAAACGTTTTAGGAAGCACAACAGTAAATAATATAGGAAGTATACAACTAGGAAATGCTTCAAGTCTTGATACGGCAGCAATAGGGATCTACGGAACCGGCGGAGTTACTATTAATAACAGCGGTTCGGTTAATGCCGGCACTAACTCAATTGGATTATACTCTAAAAATGGCAGTACTATAACTAACGGCGGTATAATACTCGGGGATCAATCAGTGGGTGTATATCAGTCAGGGGGAACTGCGGTAACAGCCGGGAATATCTCGGTAGGTGATAATGGAGGAGTAGCGTTATTTGCAGATAACGGAGCTGAATTAATAAATAATTCAGCTAATGTAAGCGCAGGAACTAACAGTGTTTTAGGTTATTCTAAGAATAGCGGTACAAAATTAATAAATAACGGTAACTTAACCGTTGGTACAGAAAATGTAGGATTTTATACAAATTCTGGAAAAATAGAAAATAACGGGATATTAACATCGACAGGTGATGGTGTAATATTTTTATATGGTAAGTCAGGAGAAATAGTTAATAATAATAAACTGGACAGTTCTACAAATGATTACGGTGTGGGAATTTACGGAGAAAATACGAATATTATTAATAACAATGATATCTTAGTAAAAAATTCCATAATAACAGATCTTGATAACTTAGCCAATGAGGCTAACAGATTTGCTGTGGGAATTTACGGTAATTCCGGAAAAATAGAAAATACCGGAAATATTCAGATTGGTGAAAGAGGAATCGGAATATATTCATATAACCAATCCGGAGATATTGTAAATGCAGGGCAAATAAAATCTTCTTCTGATTATGCAATGGGAATTTATGCTTCTAATGGAAACGGATATGAAATAAAAAATACAGGAAGTATTGAATTAAGCGGAAAAGAAGTAATCGGAATAGCAGCTAATACTAATACTGTGGTAAGAAATACAGGTTCTATAATTATTGCCGGAGAAAATAGTGTGGGAATACTGGCAGAAAAAAATTCTAAGGTATATAACACTGGAACAATAAGTATTTCAGGGTCTCAAACAGCCGGAATTATATTAAGAGCGAATTCTGTCTTAGAAAATACCGGGACTATTATTTTGGGTTCAGGAGCAGCAAGTGTATTAACAGATCAGTCTGGGGGAACTGTAGTTTCAGGAAGTGATTATTCTGAACTTTCAGGTATATATCCTTCATTTACAGGGACTACATACAGCCTTCCAAGGATAGTTAATGCCGGAGTAATAAAAGTAGACGGAAAATTTGAAGTGCCGTATGGAGGAGTTGTTGCGGTAAAAGTAGAGCCAAGCACATTCAGGATACCGACACAGGAAGAAATTACAAGTAAAAACTATGCATCAGAAGATATAAATTCAAAATTTTTAGTGTCAGATGCAGTGAAATACATAGCGGATGGATTTAATATAAAAGATATTACAATATCTAAAGATTTTACACAAGGAACTAATTCTACAGTATATAAATTAGAGAATCTGTTTAATCTGAAAGAAGGAATCGGGACAGTAATCAGTGAATCTATTACTTGGCAGGCAATTCCTGATACTACAGAGTCGGGATTAGATGTATGGATGTCAAAAATAGATTATACTGACTATACAAGCGGAACATGGCTCGAGGATTTTTCCGGAGCTATGGACAAAAATTATGATGGTTCTGCGGGAAAAGCCGGACAAATATATGATAAAATAGATAATATAACATCATTGAGTGATTTTAATCATAAAATGTCGAGTTTAGCCGGAAATGTATATGCTAATATGAATCAGAGAGAAAATGATATAGTAAGAACACTTGAAAATTCACTTGATCTGCTGCAAGACTCAAAAAATAATACAAAAGAGAATGTCAAAATAAATGTAATAGCTGGAAAAGGCAAGCTGACAGAAAATACAGACGGAGTGACAGGATATAATTATGAATCTGTGGGAGTACAGGCTTTACGGGAAGTAGAACGAACTTATAAACATACATTCGGATACTCGGCAGGATATTTTCATACAAATTATGAGATGAATGACGGAAACAGCAGTGAAGAAGATGCAGATACGATACAGCTTGGATTCCATAATAAATACAGATCAAATGACTGGATATTAAGAAATGATGTATTAGGAAGGGTAAGTATTTATAATACAGACAGAAATATAGACTGGATAAATACCGGAAGATCACAGATGACAGGAATGTATGAGACGTATAGCATATCAAGTAATAATAAGCTTGGAAAAGAAATAACATTAGGAAAGAATACAAGTATAACACCATATGGCGGTCTTGATGTAATGTATATTACTAGACCGACATTCAGTGAAGATGGTTTGGAGGCTTTAGAAGTAAGAGGAAATGACGCCTGGAGCGTAAAACCTAAAGCAGGAGTAGAACTAAAGGGAGAAGTGCCGCTTAAGGATCAATGGAAACTGAAAGGAGCTCTGGATGTAGCATATGGTTATGAGCTTGGAGATCTGAACGAGAGAGAATATGCAAAACTAGTAAATATAGAAACAGATTATCATAAATTATCAAAACCAGAGGAAGAAAAAGGAATATTAACTACTAAAGCAACAATAGGAGTTGAAATAGAAGACAGGTACGGTATTTTTCTTACCGGGGAATATAAAACAGGAAATAACAGTGAAAATGAATACAGAGCAGGAGTAACATTGAAAGCAGTATTTTAA